A genomic segment from Aspergillus puulaauensis MK2 DNA, chromosome 1, nearly complete sequence encodes:
- a CDS encoding uncharacterized protein (COG:S;~EggNog:ENOG410PX03), whose product MDVIDDALSLPVLPNTDSNLVSTPQHAPQHYDLLGMSDVTGFRNTTLVEHPDSSQCLRLLMQYPMLLMRDDFYCPFAHRSLFSEDVPDMTVLALTPVAICCASGLLSKQGAPFVRRTMDAQRHSIIEAYPNYDCMEQWDALHAMLLYEILDLSPADEGNRWKPRPRGLIKAPFLARMARGYSEKYAETYDASLLPSAGTWAKWVVAESARRTVFLANIVNFLSNRDNQSKGQSVYYQPLGDELILKMPLPCSQNLWAARTEEEWEKEIATAPNLSDPFSVFTDVEHTCQWSLRSLFSVISKNDLRVRAQSTAGFGDSNQLRALIVLCALEQFC is encoded by the exons ATGGACGTGATTGACGACGCACTCTCATTGCCAGTCCTCCCGAACACCGATTCTAACCTCGTATCCACACCGCAGCACGCCCCGCAACATTATGACTTGTTGGGAATGTCTGATGTTACAGGGTTCCGAAATACAACCCTTGTAGAGCACCCTGACTCGTCCCAGTGTCTGCGACTGCTAATGCAATATCCAATGTTATTAATGAGAGATGATTTTTACTGCCCATTTGCACATCGGAGTCTCTTCAGCGAAGACGTGCCCGACATGACCGTCCTGGCTCTGACGCCGGTTGCAATCTGCTGTGCAAGTGGATTGCTTTCGAAGCAGGGTGCACCTTTTGTGAGACGCACCATGGACGCCCAACGGCATAGTATAATCGAAGCATAT CCCAACTACGACTGCATGGAACAATGGGACGCCCTGCATGCCATGCTCCTGTACGAGATCCTGGATCTTTCCCCGGCTGACGAGGGAAATCGCTGGAAGCCACGCCCTCGTGGTCTTATCAAGGCCCCATTCCTGGCTCGAATGGCCCGGGGGTACTCGGAGAAGTATGCAGAAACATACGATGCCTCTTTGTTGCCGTCTGCTGGCACCTGGGCTAAATGGGTTGTCGCTGAAAGCGCCCGGCGCACCGTCTTCCTGGCCAATATCGTCAACTTCCTGAGCAACCGTGACAATCAATCCAAGGGTCAATCGGTGTACTATCAGCCACTCGGTGATGAGTTGATCCTGAAAATGCCTCTACCATGCTCGCAGAATCTCTGGGCCGCTCGCACAGAAGAAGAGTGGGAGAAAGAAATTGCCACTGCGCCGAACCTTAGCGATCCATTTTCGGTCTTCACGGACGTTGAGCATACTTGCCAGTGGTCACTGCGGTCTCTTTTTTCAGTCATTAGCAAGAATGATCTCCGCGTGAGGGCACAATCCACCGCTGGGTTTGGTGACTCCAACCAGCTGCGAGCTCTTATTGTTCTCTGTGCATTGGAGCAGTTTTGCTAA
- a CDS encoding uncharacterized protein (COG:S;~EggNog:ENOG410PM7Y) yields MPTADRALAYTVSTRDFDMIRAMSLRPVTERKPFQLPAMGRRGAGILLGHSINPNPDAGVHDTNKPREAWALKSGLYTPRQLVESFAPLLDTVVFRMGPDPPDVRSSRCQLLDNLAANLDTNTREASMHFPNKDLDDSRTEIADQARRIGKTLVQYARSHTGAVSNPDLYLRSPCEGHLLTKPNVDLMFGPRSAPHLMQLFNEYMHQMVLLRDALLPFKNYEDVVIPINGQAARGMRYLEPRRSEFLVQLWTKQVSQVAVVKLAQALLAPGILGQDAVGSTSSRGYGFQYAHGLVLPAVLAGGDTPFHLLQYIPARLVEVSTDDIVFDYKMQDYYLAPRVEISAGVAAAQAPASYPLDTGSHSVQRATIEVRPVVPRLASSSVATRQLELRLELDSGTSISVDVGQVCRGHRYAYMAHRASSASVSGNGNRAMNNEAEAEAPTVIVHDATSVIIQSKEQGLVTAKGGLHVITTQDPLISLALLGILYHGNVVLLPKDEGLEQAENAGKGLEPKFILWGGVERGGLRGRF; encoded by the coding sequence ATGCCTACCGCTGACCGGGCCTTGGCTTATACCGTCTCTACTAGGGATTTTGATATGATAAGAGCCATGAGTCTGCGACCTGTAACAGAACGAAAACCCTTCCAACTGCCTGCCATGGGTCGGCGAGGTGCTGGTATTCTCCTCGGGCATAGTATCAACCCCAATCCCGATGCTGGCGTGCACGACACGAACAAGCCTCGCGAGGCCTGGGCTCTCAAGTCTGGCCTATACACACCCCGTCAGCTCGTCGAGAGCTTTGCTCCGCTGCTTGATACTGTCGTCTTTCGCATGGGCCCTGACCCTCCCGACGTTCGGTCGTCACGATGCCAGTTGCTGGACAATCTTGCTGCGAACCTGGACACCAACACGCGCGAAGCTTCAATGCACTTCCCCAACAAAGACCTCGACGACTCGCGCACAGAGATCGCCGACCAAGCCCGGAGAATCGGTAAAACGCTGGTGCAATACGCACGCAGCCACACCGGTGCTGTTTCAAATCCCGACCTGTACCTCCGCAGTCCATGTGAAGGCCACCTGCTCACGAAGCCGAATGTTGATCTGATGTTTGGGCCTCGCAGCGCCCCTCACCTGATGCAGCTGTTCAACGAGTATATGCACCAGATGGTCCTTCTGCGCGACGCCCTCCTACCTTTCAAGAACTACGAAGACGTCGTTATTCCTATTAATGGTCAAGCTGCTCGGGGTATGCGCTACCTGGAGCCTCGCCGTTCTgaattcctcgtccagcttTGGACCAAACAGGTATCGCAGGTGGCGGTTGTCAAGCTCGCACAGGCCCTTCTGGCGCCGGGTATCCTTGGACAGGATGCCGTGGGCTCGACAAGTAGCCGAGGATACGGCTTCCAGTACGCCCACGGTCTTGTTCTCCCTGCGGTTTTGGCTGGTGGGGACACCCCGTTCCATCTCCTACAGTATATTCCGGCTCGGCTGGTTGAGGTTTCTACCGATGATATTGTTTTCGATTACAAAATGCAGGACTACTACCTTGCCCCTCGCGTGGAAATCTCTGCTGGAGTTGCAGCAGCGCAGGCTCCGGCTTCTTACCCGCTAGACACAGGGAGCCATTCTGTCCAAAGAGCCACCATCGAAGTTCGGCCAGTGGTGCCTCGTTTGGCCTCTTCATCAGTCGCAACCCGACAACTGGAACTGCGTCTGGAATTGGATTCTGGCACGTCCATCTCCGTGGACGTCGGGCAAGTCTGTCGCGGTCATCGATACGCATACATGGCACACCGAGCGTCTTCGGCATCTGTATCTGGAAATGGTAACCGGGCTATGAATaatgaagccgaagccgaagcacCCACGGTCATCGTGCATGATGCCACCTCTGTCATTATTCAATCCAAGGAGCAAGGCCTTGTCACTGCGAAAGGAGGGTTGCATGTCATCACCACCCAGGATCCACTTATCTCTTTGGCCTTATTGGGAATCCTCTATCATGGAAATGTGGTACTTCTCCCGAAGGATGAGGGGTTGGAGCAAGCAGAGAATGCTGGGAAGGGGCTGGAGCCCAAGTTTATACTCTGGGGTGGCGTGGAGCGAGGTGGGCTAAGAGGAAGATTCTAA